The Sciurus carolinensis chromosome 5, mSciCar1.2, whole genome shotgun sequence genome segment ctgtgctgtcattgggttttattgatatagtatcttggttttttgggacattttcttcccctgttttctcatattggtcagatatcagtgggactgtgagatattgcagatttcctctattggcttatagtgtcctgtagatttccagtatatcacctcccagccttcagtatcctgaagttttggaggaacttgataatgcagtgcttccaaagaaaactgcccctagcgagctactggttccagggcttggacctggctctgtgtcgaaaggctctcactgggctgtgtgctctgagaagctgcccctgtctgggcctgccacccgggctgagcttcacccagtgggggagactccccccgtggctctatgttagtcctaGTTTCtaaatgcctccccttcttgaatcctgggttccggagcgatgggagatgcagtcaccctctagtctgccatcttctGTATCATCTGGATCTgtcttctgtatattttttgaagttattttttagtAGTTACCATGGGGAATACTGTGATTCCCTCAATTAACAAAtatctaatttaaaatgattCTCAGTCAGTTTTCAAGCTCATACAGATTATTCTGCTCTGATCCAACAGACTACTTTCtcctttgtcttgttttggtcaTAAATTACATCTTTCTGTATTTTGTGCccatagaatatatttataattacttttaatgaaattgaaataatataGAAGACAAAAAAGGGTTAAATACAATGTAGAAAGTTATTGATATTTAAATTCATTGGTAGAGCTACAATTTCATCagcattatttcttaattttggggtgatttatttctatattattgttttttgcattttattctctttttattcgttcttttcagttatacatcatagtagaatccattttaatataattttatgaacattgaatatatttatttctaaataggtTCCTATTCTCTTGGATTTACAAAGTGGTGCGATTTGCTGTGGTGTATTCCTATAtgacacaggaaaattatgtcagattcctTTTGTTTCAGCTACAAAGTTGAGTtgctttagcatttcttgtaggACAGATGTACGTATGATAAATTACCTTACCTTTTGTCTTACCTTGAAATATCTTAATTTCCCACATATTGTGAATGGATAGTGTTGGCAGGTAGAAAAGTCTTCATTGACACGTTTCCTGTCAGCACTTTAAATCCATGTTGCCACAGATTAATGCCTTCCATAGTTTCTGAGGAAATACCAACTGTCACTTTTATGGAAGATCCTGTATGTGATGAACCACTTCTGTCTTTCTACTTTCAACAGTCTCCGTTTTTGGTTgttaaatgtgtttaaaatatgcCTTGATATGAGTCTCTTAGGCTTTATCCCACTTGGAGTTTAATTTCCAGCTTGAGTAGAGTCATGAATTTCCTTAAATGTTtaagttttcagccattatttcttcacacAGTATCTGCCTCctttgtctctcttctctttctggaacTTCCATTAAGGATATCTTGTCATAGTAGGTGGAATTCCATAATGCCCTTGGTTCTATTcactttcttttgttcctttttatttatgttgttcATAAAGGATATTGCTCTTGTTCTTTCCTCATGGTTGGTAACTCTGACTTTCATTCAGAGAAGTCTGCTTTTGAACTTCTAtgctgaataaattattttatatattgtatttataattttggaaTATCTGTTGGTTTCCCTTTCTAGTTTCTTTCTCCACAATTGATATTTTGGTCTTTTTCACACattgattttttgattttttttaagtttactttaCAGAATACAAATGATTCTTTCAAGGAAGTTTGATATCTGATCTCCTGAGAGGTGGTTTTTGTCAAATACTTATTTTAGCTATTTAGGGactttattactgatttttttcactgCATAATATTTATAGGATATTTGAAACATTGGAATCTGTGAAttcaaaaataaactatttttaatctTCCATTGGTACTATTAATATAAGTTTTCAAgaactgtatttattttcatctgtgaTCAACTGAATCTGCATCCCTTTATGTCTATAGTCAATCGAACCTGATAAATGTTTCCTTACATTTCTAcattcaataagaaaatgaattcattttatttcttaaaattcttcactTAGTGCCTCTAAGAAAGTTGCCTATCCCCATGATTATTAAACAATGATAATGTCTATTCCAGTCCACCAGCAAGCAAAAGTCACAATTTAAGCAGGACATGGTGaccaacacctgtaatcccagtggttcaggagttGTAGTcctagtgactcaagaggctgaggcaggaggactgcaagtttgagggaAGCCAGTGCATCTTAggaagaacctgtttcaaaataaaataaaaaagtgttgggatgtagctcagagggagAATGCCCTGGGTTCTATTGCCAGtactacaaaggaaaaagaagtcacaACATTGATGTTTGAAGGAAAAAGTCCCCATTGCATAGTTGGAGGCCAGCAGTCTACACAGAAACAGTACACTATCTCCCACATTGCCTCCCATATTGCTAGGTGTGGGTAATGTTAGTTTTTGTGTGAGATGTCCAATGTACTGACATCTGTCAGACAGTTTCTTCATCAAGTACTTTCCAGGGAGCTGCACATATTAGCCCAGATCTTGGAGccctaaaataatttcttcaggtTGATTACACAAAGTCAGTGGTTGATATGCTGGAGAGACAAATTCCTGAACATCTGGATCTGCTATCTTTGTGACATTACTCTAGGAATACCACAAAATCATATGAATATTTCAATTTCTGGTGTGGAATAATGTTAAGTTTTCCAAATAgttaagttttctttattttctttcaacaaatttgaTTTAACCTAACTTAACTATGATAAGCTGCATGCCTGTAACCGTTCAATCTCCAGCTTCTCTTCAAGAGGTCAAAATATTAACCTTGGTTTGTAAATGTGCCACTTGAactaattttatattgatttaagTCTTCAGAAAAACTCCATGACCACAGAAAAGAACCTGAGGTTGGCATTACCATGAAAGATGACTGTCTCTCTCTAGTTAGTACACATTCGAAGAGGGTTTACTTCTAGCTAATGGTGCTGATTTACAAAACATTGGACACACTACAGGTGATCTGGAGGTTACAAAGCATTATCGGTTTAATGCTAGCCAAGGAatctgtttaaaaattatataaatatatatatacacacacacactatatgcatatatagtgtgtgtgtgtgtgtgtgtgtgtgtgtgtgtgtgcatgtgatgaTAATCTCCTTTATTTAGTACTTAAATATCAGTCTTGTTGAAAATACTGTGTGACATCACCTTCTCGCTTCTAGGTATGAAACTTTGGCTTTCATGTTGGAATGACTTCTACTTATCACATTTGGGCAGCTAATGCATCAACTCCCTGTCTTCAACTTTGAGTGTCACTTCAGTCTGTATTTTCCTGTTTACTGTGGTACTTGTTCCCTGGACAAAGTAGCAATGTCATCCCACTGGATCATCATAATGCTGGCACATCTGTGTTTGTTACACCATTATTGTGCTCTCTGATTCCTTATAGATTTTGCTGCCCTAGTAGCTTGGTCACTATTTCAACTTCATAATGGGTTTGTAGGAAAGGTTGAGTCCACTGAAATTTTTGACAAAAGAGGAAATTTGCGGACACTTGATTCAGGCTTATAAGATCTAACATGAAATGTCCCTGTTTTTCCAAATCCTTGTAATTTAAAgcttctctgaaaaaaaatatagttaTTAATGTGCTAAGCAAATATTTGGCTTATTTACCTGAAATACATGTAGTCTTGCTATGGCTGCTTCTAAGAATAGAACATTAGCCCAAAGCATTAGCAAATTGAGTGCTTTCCATTTCTCCATACTTTCCAGATTTAGTATATAGATCTTCATTTTCATGATTAAAGTCtcataattcaaaataatgtttattttaccTCCTCATCATATCTATGATTTGAaggcaaaggagaaatgaagaaggAGTGAACCCCAGTAGTTTTTAGCCTGCATCTGTTTTAGGAAATAAGTGACCTCATGAGACTTTTAGAAGTGAAGAGActcataaatgaaaattttaagcaaaGAAGGAGTAAGGTAAATAATATGAACTCTGTCAACTGACAACAGTGTGTACCataacatataaatatttcacCTGATCCTGGGATCTTCAGAGTCTGTATTAGCAAACTGTAAATTATTGTGACTCATTTTGGATTCAGTATGACTACATATGCTGgtaaataatttgacaaaataaaacaaattattcctAGGAAAAGCACAATCAAcagttgaattttatttatgatcATTTGGTAATCACTGTGGATGGTGTGTTTAGTGCTGGGACAGAGACAGCAAGCACCAAAGAGAGAGTTGATCTCCTGCTCCTAATGAAGCACACATGTCAGAGGTCTGACCACAGGTGATGAGTGATGTGAATTCCCCAGGGATGTGGGGAAGAGACACATAGTGTGTCCATCTTGCTTGCCTTAGAGAAGCTTCACTCTTCAACCTTCTATGCCACCAGTTATAATCAGGAGGTTGGCTAAGAAGTGAAGAGGGCGTGGCAAAAGGAGAGGCAATGGAGTTGTGGGGCAGAGTCTGGATTTCAAGGAGCATGGAGTGTGGCTGGCACAGCACCTGAATTGGCATGGGATTATCCATCAGGTTCCTTATGAAAATGCCACTTTATATAGCAGGTGAATTCTTGCAGATGCCTTTTCCCATTCTGATAATTCTAATTCTGGTTAGAAATAAAGAAACTCCGATGTCAAGATAATGCTtataattaaattagaaatgttcCCTGCTGTGGGTCTTCTTACATTTCCTCCATCTGTGACTATTTTGTGATATCTTTGTGATATgaaacaatttttgttaagtttcaGATAttatacatcaaacaaatgcaGACTTTCAGTTGTTGTTTATCTCCTTTCAAAATATCCTTCTCCCCGTGCTTTCAGAATGATGTCACACTTCTGTCCCTggttcagaattgaagatgattTGAATAAAATCACAGGTAGAATGTAGGCACCAAATTATCTCTCTGACATTCTCCTGTCACTGGAATACTGAGAACAATTGTTGTCTCACAGCTTGTGGTTGCTGATACATGGTATCTGGTGTTTAATTGGTTGGGGTCACATAAGAGGGGCAGTGACAATCAAGAGCAAACTATAAGGTGACTGAATCCCAGTTAAATACACTGAGATATAGATGGAATGTATCTTAACAACATAGGGATATGTTTTCAAACAAATACTAGAAAATATATATCACAGATCATTTCATTGGTTGATATCTGTAAGGTTATTCTCATTAGTTGTGTTGAATATTTAACCACTAGTACTAATTGAAGATCtacaataaatgcaaaaattggTGTACCATTAGATTGAATATATTTTAGCACATTAGATAATTCATAATTAAAACATCAATGCTGGTTTGAAATGAAACTTGTACAACTTCCCTTCACTATAGCCTAAATGCCTCGGAAGCTCtctgaaataaatcttttcttttccaaaaaaaagaaaagtaaagaagagTGTGTACTTCATACCTTCCTCAACTGGTAATAGAAACTCATTTCCAATAGTTTCAGAGGACTAGAAATCTTTCTGGGATTGGTTGGAACTTATGTCGTGCCTCCCTGAATCTACTAGATTTTTTCTTAGGAGCATACTCCAATGCTGCTGCACTTCCCTTGCTCATGATACAAGCTCAATGATGGGTCAGAATAGTGGgactttaatttttaacatgaaCATTTCTTCCAAATTAAGAAGCTCTTATGTAAAGTGTTTGTGTTCTTCAATTATATACATCACAGAGGAATCAAAGGTCTCCCCTAGAAGGTAAAACTCATTAAGGTTCTCTTCACCCAGCAGAAGAAGTGACCTCACTTCACAACTTGATTGTCTTCTGGGTAGTGTTGCACATATCCCAGGCTCAACCTTGGAAATAGAACTCTCCAGTAGCAGAGAACAGCACCAGCAGCCTCCTACCCAGTTAGGGAAGCAGGTGAGTAATCAGTCCATTGTGATGCAATAGAACTAGGGTCCTGTGAGAGCAGGGAGCACAGAATGCAGGGGTATAGGGAGGTCTGCATGAGAAGATGCCAGGTTTGCACCATTTCATACCCcactataaaaatatagaatggaGAAGCAACACTGTCACAGTATAAATGACAGTTGAGCTGCCTCAAAAGGGAcagaatggaagagaagaaaaggcagaGCATTTTGAGGAGGAAATGTATCACAGAAAGAGGATAGTAATTCTCAATCAGGATTGTCAGAAATTCTGTAGAAAACATGTGgacaccaggcacagtggcacatgcctattatcacagcagcttggaagactgagacagtaggatcatgagttcaaagccaatctcagcttggtgaggcgctaagcaactcagtgagatcctgtctctaaataaaatacaaaacaggactggcaatgtgctcagtggttgaatgtccctgagttcaatccccagtacctgcccctgCCAAAAATACCATGAAGGTGGAAACACGGAAGATATCAGGGTATTTCAGGTACCCTGAAATAATAATAGAGCACACCTCTTCCAGTGATGGGCATGTGTCTTGCAAATTGGATCACCACAACTACATTGTGTATCCTGAAGTCTGACCTTGGAATCTCCAGCTTTGATTCTGTCACTTCAATACCTCCTGTATGTCTGGCATTGTAGATACAATTACAAGGTCAGAGACTTCTCTTCAAGTTCACATTTCCACacaacagaaagataaataaatggaaataagtgTGTACAGATGACCTATGTATCAATGAGAACATGAATGTTATATTGAGGAAAACTAATGATGGCaatgttttattgtttgagaGAATTACAAAGagtggaaagaagaaatgaaattcgACCTTGGTACTGAGGTTGTGTAAGAAAAGGGCATTGCAGACAAAAGAAACCACATGATACCACACTCTAAACTACTTGATGTGTTGCAGATGGATTAAAAGTAGGTATACCTGAGATTGTGGAtagagggtatgaaaaatagtgaaatatttatgtatataaatattttttgaaaggtGAAATGTTAAATAGTTAGGAATCTGTCATTCTTTGCCCTTATACCTATCTTACTGTCCTTCCATacatccattcatccttccatctCTCCATTCTTCCATTCACTTGTCAAATCATTCATCAAACAATGACTGTGTATTCTCTTAGAATCACGTTCATCATTATGTCACAGTTACATGTAAAGAGTAACTATTgtctttgttgttttgtcttcTGGAAAACAGATATGTGTGGAAGAGGGCCTGGGTCCCATGAAGCTCTCTTTATTCTGGATCGGTATTGTACGACACTTTAACCTGAATTCTCTGGATAAAGAACTTGATACCAGCACATTTGCCAATGCATTTGCTTCTCTGCCACACAGGTTCCTGACTGTCTGGCTGCTTCTGTGTTGCCATGGGCAGTCCTCTCCTCTGGGACGCTCTTCATATATTTCCCCTCTTTGGTATGCCTTCTCTGCCCTCTCTTCTCACATTTCCCCATTCCCACAGGATCCAGACAACACTCTGTTCATTTTAGAGTATTTCCTGGGTCACTGTACAAAGACATATGCTATTCCCTGGGTCCTGGTACACGAGCATGGGTGACCCCAAGTGCCAATAATTACCTAATGTTGAGTTGTTCATGTGTCATTTAGGTCCAACAGCAAAATGATTAAGATGTGATAATACAGGGCATTTCTCCTCCAGATGATCtcaataataatcataattaattaCTGGTTTCAATCTCAACTTTCAATTTGAGTAAATAATTCAGGTAAAATTGGGTCCCAAAAGGACATGCTGGCCCTCAAAATGATAAGCATAGAGTGTGGAAAGGGGAAGTGTTAGATAATCTCCATGGCAGGACAGGGGTGTAGCCAAgaagtagaacacttgcctatcatgtgtgcgTCTT includes the following:
- the LOC124985776 gene encoding cytochrome P450 2C9-like, which gives rise to MERAGSLFHKYTNSYIVTVYLVFTPVYTLIFQLKVVAQVYSPCDSFILGCAPCNVICSIIFHNHFDYKDQHFLNFMGKQNKNLKILSSPWIQVCNNFPVLIDYFLGSHNTFFKNVADMKQYFLEKIKEHQESLDMNSPRDLIDCFLIKMEEEKHNQQLNFIYDHLVITVDGVFSAGTETASTKERVDLLLLMKHTCQRSDHSRRSDLTSQLDCLLGSVAHIPGSTLEIELSSSREQHQQPPTQLGKQICVEEGLGPMKLSLFWIGIVRHFNLNSLDKELDTSTFANAFASLPHRFLTVWLLLCCHGQSSPLGRSSYISPLWYAFSALSSHISPFPQDPDNTLFILEYFLGHCTKTYAIPWVLVHEHG